Proteins from a genomic interval of Gossypium hirsutum isolate 1008001.06 chromosome A09, Gossypium_hirsutum_v2.1, whole genome shotgun sequence:
- the LOC121206295 gene encoding PTI1-like tyrosine-protein kinase 3 isoform X3 — translation MEDRYQRQGLMGQAPPPGYFVRLENSDNLYLKKRTRMRRWLCCSCLVEDTYQSHENEHLRSPNYNTEGNQKNSKAAAPPKAEVQKSAPPIEVPALSLEELKEKTDNFGSKALIGEGSYGRVYYANLDNGKAVAVKKLDSSDAESNVEFLTQVSMVSGLKHDNFVELQGYCVEGNLRVLAYEFATMGSLHDVLHGRKGVQGAQPGPVLDWMQRVRIAVDAARGLEYLHEKVQSSIIHRDIRSSNVLLFEDFKAKIADFNLSNQSPDMAARLHSTRVLGTFGYHAPEYAMTGQLTQKSDVYSFGVVLLELLTGRKPVDHTMPRGQQSLVTWATPRLSEDKVKQCVDPKLKGEYPPKGVAKVFGV, via the exons ATGGAAGATAGGTACCAGAGGCAAGGACTGATG GGACAGGCACCTCCTCCTGGCTACTTTGTTCGACTAGAAAATTCCGACAATTTGTATTTGAAGAAACGAACAAGAATGCGTCGATGGCTTTGCTGTTCGTGTCTGGTTGAGGATACTTACCAATCACATGAAAATGAGCACTTGAGGAGCCCCAACTATAATACAGAAG GGAATCAAAAGAACTCAAAGGCGGCAGCCCCTCCCAAGGCCGAAGTGCAAAAATCAGCACCACCTATCGAAGTGCCTGCATTATCATTGGAAGAATTGAAAGAAAAGACTGACAATTTCGGATCAAAGGCTTTGATTGGTGAGGGTTCATATGGAAGAGTTTATTATGCAAACTTGGACAATGGAAAAGCTGTTGCTGTGAAAAAGCTTGACTCCTCCGATGCTGAATCAAATGTCGAGTTTTTGACCCAG gtTTCAATGGTTTCAGGATTAAAGCATGACAATTTTGTCGAGTTGCAAGGTTACTGTGTTGAAGGAAATCTCCGCGTGCTTGCATATGAGTTTGCTACAATGGGATCACTACATGACGTATTGCATG GAAGGAAGGGAGTTCAAGGGGCACAACCAGGTCCCGTGCTTGACTGGATGCAACGGGTAAGAATTGCAGTTGATGCAGCAAGGGGCTTGGAATACTTGCATGAGAAGGTTCAATCCTCTATTATACACCGAGATATCAGATCTAGCAATGTCCTTCTCTTTGAAGATTTCAAAGCGAAAATTGCCGATTTTAACCTCTCAAACCAGTCTCCTGACATGGCTGCTCGTCTTCATTCTACTCGAGTTTTGGGGACCTTTGGCTATCATGCTCCAGA GTATGCAATGACTGGACAGTTGACACAGAAGAGTGATGTCTACAGTTTTGGGGTTGTCCTTCTAGAGCTTTTGACCGGGAGGAAACCTGTCGACCACACAATGCCGCGTGGACAGCAAAGTCTCGTTACCTGG GCTACTCCAAGACTGAGTGAAGATAAAGTTAAACAATGTGTAGATCCAAAACTGAAGGGAGAGTATCCTCCTAAAGGAGTTGCCAAG GTTTTTGGTGTTTGA
- the LOC121206296 gene encoding 2,3-dimethylmalate lyase isoform X1 yields the protein MNFNLQSMNPSSSFVATRDQALSVFNHPFSQSHSFLVSNFKNGSFPSPINTHTRRPKTHTLFTTPKRFQPITGCLGERNTPAKALRQILESPGAHQGPACFDGLSAKLVERAGFQYCFTSGFSISAARLGLPDTGFISYGEMVDQGQQITQAVSIPVIGDGDNGYGNAMNVKRTVKGYIIAGFAGIILEDQVSPKACGHTQGRKVVSREEAVMRIKAAVDARKESGSDVVIVARTDSRQALSLEESLWRSRAFADAGADVLFIDALASKEEMKAFCEVSPLVPKMANMLEGGGKTPILTPLELEEIGYKLVAYPLSLIGVSIRAMQDSLTALKGGRIPPPGSMPSFEEIKEILGFNSYYEEEKRYATSKYQLYADREGSNAYSIQRVRDDSEQRGQSPQDPVVEVITPDVYTKYGADGSRDPFSGIWSRTLRIKITGRDGFEKLDVRVPAGFLEGITNIVPALGGVNLKALLDDAAEEVGGKVLLDFNDTMGDRIQVFLE from the exons ATGAACTTCAACCTTCAAAGCATGAACCCATCATCATCATTTGTGGCTACCAGAGATCAAGCTCTCTCTGTTTTCAACCACCCTTTCTCACAATCTCACTCTTTCCTTGTTTCTAatttcaaaaatggctcatttccaTCTCCCATCAATACCCACACAAGAAGGCCAAAGACTCACActttgtttaccactcctaagcGATTCCAACCCATCACTGGTTGTTTAGGTGAGAGGAATACACCTGCAAAGGCACTTAGACAGATTCTGGAATCGCCTGGTGCTCACCAAGGCCCTGCTTGTTTCGATGGTCTCAGTGCTAAGCTTGTTGAAAGAGCTGGCTTTCAGTATTGTTTCACCAGTG GATTTTCCATTTCTGCCGCTCGCCTGGGACTACCAGACACTGGATTTATTTCTTATGGAGAAATGGTGGATCAGGGGCAACAAATTACTCAGGCTGTATCAATTCCTGTCATCGGAGATGGTGACAATGGATACGGAAATGCGATGAATGTGAAGAGAACTGTTAAAGGATATATAATAGCCGGCTTTGCCGGGATCATTCTTGAAGATCAG GTGTCCCCAAAAGCTTGTGGACATACACAAGGCCGGAAGGTGGTTTCCAGAGAGGAAGCTGTCATGAGAATTAAAGCAGCAGTTGACGCTCGCAAAGAGAGTGGTTCCGACGTTGTTATTGTGGCACGAACAGATTCTCGTCAAGCACTGTCTTTAGAGGAGTCACTCTGGAGATCAAGAGCTTTTGCTGATGCCGGAGCAGATGTCCTTTTTATTGATGCACTAGCTTCTAAAGAAGAGATGAAAGCTTTCTGTGAAGTTTCTCCATTAGTTCCAAAAATG GCTAATATGCTTGAAGGTGGGGGGAAAACACCAATACTAACACCGCTTGAACTTGAAGAAATTGGATATAAACTTGTGGCATATCCGCTTTCCTTGATCGGGGTATCCATCCGAGCAATGCAG GATTCACTGACTGCTCTCAAAGGTGGTCGTATTCCACCTCCAGGAAGCATGCCATCCTTTGAAGAAATCAAGGAAATCTTAGGTTTCAATAGTTACtatgaagaagaaaaaagataTGCTACCAGCAAGTATCAACTATATGCTGACAGAG AGGGCAGTAATGCGTACAGTATACAAAGGGTTCGAGATGACTCGGAACAAAGAGGTCAAAGTCCTCAAGATCCAGTTGTTGAGGTGATAACTCCTGATGTATACACTAAATATGGTGCAGATGGTTCAAGGGATCCTTTTTCTGGAATCTGGTCTCGGACATTGAGAATCAAGATTACTGGAAGAGATGGATTTGAGAAACTTGATGTTAGAGTTCCA GCTGGGTTTTTGGAAGGAATCACAAATATCGTTCCAG CTTTGGGTGGTGTAAACCTCAAGGCATTGTTGGACGATGCTGCTGAGGAAGTAGGGGGGAAGGTATTGTTGGATTTTAACGACACAATGGGTGATCGAATTCAAGTCTTTCTTGAGTGA
- the LOC121206296 gene encoding 2,3-dimethylmalate lyase isoform X2 — MNFNLQSMNPSSSFVATRDQALSVFNHPFSQSHSFLVSNFKNGSFPSPINTHTRRPKTHTLFTTPKRFQPITGCLGERNTPAKALRQILESPGAHQGPACFDGLSAKLVERAGFQYCFTSGFSISAARLGLPDTGFISYGEMVDQGQQITQAVSIPVIGDGDNGYGNAMNVKRTVKGYIIAGFAGIILEDQVSPKACGHTQGRKVVSREEAVMRIKAAVDARKESGSDVVIVARTDSRQALSLEESLWRSRAFADAGADVLFIDALASKEEMKAFCEVSPLVPKMANMLEGGGKTPILTPLELEEIGYKLVAYPLSLIGVSIRAMQDSLTALKGGRIPPPGSMPSFEEIKEILGFNSYYEEEKRYATSKYQLYADRDGSRDPFSGIWSRTLRIKITGRDGFEKLDVRVPAGFLEGITNIVPALGGVNLKALLDDAAEEVGGKVLLDFNDTMGDRIQVFLE; from the exons ATGAACTTCAACCTTCAAAGCATGAACCCATCATCATCATTTGTGGCTACCAGAGATCAAGCTCTCTCTGTTTTCAACCACCCTTTCTCACAATCTCACTCTTTCCTTGTTTCTAatttcaaaaatggctcatttccaTCTCCCATCAATACCCACACAAGAAGGCCAAAGACTCACActttgtttaccactcctaagcGATTCCAACCCATCACTGGTTGTTTAGGTGAGAGGAATACACCTGCAAAGGCACTTAGACAGATTCTGGAATCGCCTGGTGCTCACCAAGGCCCTGCTTGTTTCGATGGTCTCAGTGCTAAGCTTGTTGAAAGAGCTGGCTTTCAGTATTGTTTCACCAGTG GATTTTCCATTTCTGCCGCTCGCCTGGGACTACCAGACACTGGATTTATTTCTTATGGAGAAATGGTGGATCAGGGGCAACAAATTACTCAGGCTGTATCAATTCCTGTCATCGGAGATGGTGACAATGGATACGGAAATGCGATGAATGTGAAGAGAACTGTTAAAGGATATATAATAGCCGGCTTTGCCGGGATCATTCTTGAAGATCAG GTGTCCCCAAAAGCTTGTGGACATACACAAGGCCGGAAGGTGGTTTCCAGAGAGGAAGCTGTCATGAGAATTAAAGCAGCAGTTGACGCTCGCAAAGAGAGTGGTTCCGACGTTGTTATTGTGGCACGAACAGATTCTCGTCAAGCACTGTCTTTAGAGGAGTCACTCTGGAGATCAAGAGCTTTTGCTGATGCCGGAGCAGATGTCCTTTTTATTGATGCACTAGCTTCTAAAGAAGAGATGAAAGCTTTCTGTGAAGTTTCTCCATTAGTTCCAAAAATG GCTAATATGCTTGAAGGTGGGGGGAAAACACCAATACTAACACCGCTTGAACTTGAAGAAATTGGATATAAACTTGTGGCATATCCGCTTTCCTTGATCGGGGTATCCATCCGAGCAATGCAG GATTCACTGACTGCTCTCAAAGGTGGTCGTATTCCACCTCCAGGAAGCATGCCATCCTTTGAAGAAATCAAGGAAATCTTAGGTTTCAATAGTTACtatgaagaagaaaaaagataTGCTACCAGCAAGTATCAACTATATGCTGACAGAG ATGGTTCAAGGGATCCTTTTTCTGGAATCTGGTCTCGGACATTGAGAATCAAGATTACTGGAAGAGATGGATTTGAGAAACTTGATGTTAGAGTTCCA GCTGGGTTTTTGGAAGGAATCACAAATATCGTTCCAG CTTTGGGTGGTGTAAACCTCAAGGCATTGTTGGACGATGCTGCTGAGGAAGTAGGGGGGAAGGTATTGTTGGATTTTAACGACACAATGGGTGATCGAATTCAAGTCTTTCTTGAGTGA
- the LOC121206295 gene encoding PTI1-like tyrosine-protein kinase 3 isoform X2, translating to MRRWLCCSCLVEDTYQSHENEHLRSPNYNTEGNQKNSKAAAPPKAEVQKSAPPIEVPALSLEELKEKTDNFGSKALIGEGSYGRVYYANLDNGKAVAVKKLDSSDAESNVEFLTQVSMVSGLKHDNFVELQGYCVEGNLRVLAYEFATMGSLHDVLHGRKGVQGAQPGPVLDWMQRVRIAVDAARGLEYLHEKVQSSIIHRDIRSSNVLLFEDFKAKIADFNLSNQSPDMAARLHSTRVLGTFGYHAPEYAMTGQLTQKSDVYSFGVVLLELLTGRKPVDHTMPRGQQSLVTWATPRLSEDKVKQCVDPKLKGEYPPKGVAKLAAVAALCVQYEAEFRPNMSIVVKALQPLLKAPAPAPAPAPES from the exons ATGCGTCGATGGCTTTGCTGTTCGTGTCTGGTTGAGGATACTTACCAATCACATGAAAATGAGCACTTGAGGAGCCCCAACTATAATACAGAAG GGAATCAAAAGAACTCAAAGGCGGCAGCCCCTCCCAAGGCCGAAGTGCAAAAATCAGCACCACCTATCGAAGTGCCTGCATTATCATTGGAAGAATTGAAAGAAAAGACTGACAATTTCGGATCAAAGGCTTTGATTGGTGAGGGTTCATATGGAAGAGTTTATTATGCAAACTTGGACAATGGAAAAGCTGTTGCTGTGAAAAAGCTTGACTCCTCCGATGCTGAATCAAATGTCGAGTTTTTGACCCAG gtTTCAATGGTTTCAGGATTAAAGCATGACAATTTTGTCGAGTTGCAAGGTTACTGTGTTGAAGGAAATCTCCGCGTGCTTGCATATGAGTTTGCTACAATGGGATCACTACATGACGTATTGCATG GAAGGAAGGGAGTTCAAGGGGCACAACCAGGTCCCGTGCTTGACTGGATGCAACGGGTAAGAATTGCAGTTGATGCAGCAAGGGGCTTGGAATACTTGCATGAGAAGGTTCAATCCTCTATTATACACCGAGATATCAGATCTAGCAATGTCCTTCTCTTTGAAGATTTCAAAGCGAAAATTGCCGATTTTAACCTCTCAAACCAGTCTCCTGACATGGCTGCTCGTCTTCATTCTACTCGAGTTTTGGGGACCTTTGGCTATCATGCTCCAGA GTATGCAATGACTGGACAGTTGACACAGAAGAGTGATGTCTACAGTTTTGGGGTTGTCCTTCTAGAGCTTTTGACCGGGAGGAAACCTGTCGACCACACAATGCCGCGTGGACAGCAAAGTCTCGTTACCTGG GCTACTCCAAGACTGAGTGAAGATAAAGTTAAACAATGTGTAGATCCAAAACTGAAGGGAGAGTATCCTCCTAAAGGAGTTGCCAAG TTGGCAGCTGTGGCAGCATTATGCGTGCAATACGAAGCTGAGTTCCGCCCCAACATGAGCATTGTTGTTAAGGCTCTCCAACCACTATTGAAGGCTCCTGCTCCAGCACCAGCACCAGCACCCGAGTCTTAA
- the LOC121206295 gene encoding PTI1-like tyrosine-protein kinase 2 isoform X1, whose protein sequence is MEDRYQRQGLMGQAPPPGYFVRLENSDNLYLKKRTRMRRWLCCSCLVEDTYQSHENEHLRSPNYNTEGNQKNSKAAAPPKAEVQKSAPPIEVPALSLEELKEKTDNFGSKALIGEGSYGRVYYANLDNGKAVAVKKLDSSDAESNVEFLTQVSMVSGLKHDNFVELQGYCVEGNLRVLAYEFATMGSLHDVLHGRKGVQGAQPGPVLDWMQRVRIAVDAARGLEYLHEKVQSSIIHRDIRSSNVLLFEDFKAKIADFNLSNQSPDMAARLHSTRVLGTFGYHAPEYAMTGQLTQKSDVYSFGVVLLELLTGRKPVDHTMPRGQQSLVTWATPRLSEDKVKQCVDPKLKGEYPPKGVAKLAAVAALCVQYEAEFRPNMSIVVKALQPLLKAPAPAPAPAPES, encoded by the exons ATGGAAGATAGGTACCAGAGGCAAGGACTGATG GGACAGGCACCTCCTCCTGGCTACTTTGTTCGACTAGAAAATTCCGACAATTTGTATTTGAAGAAACGAACAAGAATGCGTCGATGGCTTTGCTGTTCGTGTCTGGTTGAGGATACTTACCAATCACATGAAAATGAGCACTTGAGGAGCCCCAACTATAATACAGAAG GGAATCAAAAGAACTCAAAGGCGGCAGCCCCTCCCAAGGCCGAAGTGCAAAAATCAGCACCACCTATCGAAGTGCCTGCATTATCATTGGAAGAATTGAAAGAAAAGACTGACAATTTCGGATCAAAGGCTTTGATTGGTGAGGGTTCATATGGAAGAGTTTATTATGCAAACTTGGACAATGGAAAAGCTGTTGCTGTGAAAAAGCTTGACTCCTCCGATGCTGAATCAAATGTCGAGTTTTTGACCCAG gtTTCAATGGTTTCAGGATTAAAGCATGACAATTTTGTCGAGTTGCAAGGTTACTGTGTTGAAGGAAATCTCCGCGTGCTTGCATATGAGTTTGCTACAATGGGATCACTACATGACGTATTGCATG GAAGGAAGGGAGTTCAAGGGGCACAACCAGGTCCCGTGCTTGACTGGATGCAACGGGTAAGAATTGCAGTTGATGCAGCAAGGGGCTTGGAATACTTGCATGAGAAGGTTCAATCCTCTATTATACACCGAGATATCAGATCTAGCAATGTCCTTCTCTTTGAAGATTTCAAAGCGAAAATTGCCGATTTTAACCTCTCAAACCAGTCTCCTGACATGGCTGCTCGTCTTCATTCTACTCGAGTTTTGGGGACCTTTGGCTATCATGCTCCAGA GTATGCAATGACTGGACAGTTGACACAGAAGAGTGATGTCTACAGTTTTGGGGTTGTCCTTCTAGAGCTTTTGACCGGGAGGAAACCTGTCGACCACACAATGCCGCGTGGACAGCAAAGTCTCGTTACCTGG GCTACTCCAAGACTGAGTGAAGATAAAGTTAAACAATGTGTAGATCCAAAACTGAAGGGAGAGTATCCTCCTAAAGGAGTTGCCAAG TTGGCAGCTGTGGCAGCATTATGCGTGCAATACGAAGCTGAGTTCCGCCCCAACATGAGCATTGTTGTTAAGGCTCTCCAACCACTATTGAAGGCTCCTGCTCCAGCACCAGCACCAGCACCCGAGTCTTAA